One genomic region from Populus nigra chromosome 8, ddPopNigr1.1, whole genome shotgun sequence encodes:
- the LOC133701340 gene encoding UPF0481 protein At3g47200-like isoform X1 — translation MLSSNSQRAIIVIRRMEIIGTSSEKMKTGDHVSIDIYKLGKTMREELEILHPLLDDCCIYRVPKRLRVLNEKAYTPQVVSIGPLHYGREELKAMEECKRRYLKDFLAWSELSLEDLIGVTEMEETRLRNCYAEAIELSSDVFVKMMLLDAAFIIMIMLKNSFLDFQSSNDRIFSRPWMIHDIRFDMILLENQLPFFFLNDLLKLSNPYKGYSLIAFTHGFLKGALGSWVTDDILNGINSSEVQHFVDFLRMCQQPTKLPQPRKLKTLNMPSAAELRQAGVKFKLGSSKNLFDVKFNKSRGRLEIPRLLVIDQTEILFRNLQAFEQCNCSDKYVTNYITMINLLVCSTRDVEMLVRKGIIENWLRDNDAVLSVVHNLDKENLVFLDNFYFSEIVEDLNKYCRKRRHKWKASLKQNYFRNPWAIISVIAAAILLMLTVTQAVCSIIQVV, via the exons ATGTTAAGCAGCAACTCACAAAGAG CAATCATCGTGATCCGTAGAATGGAGATAATTGGGACATCAAGCGAGAAGATGAAGACAGGCGATCACGTTTCGATTGATATTTACAAGTTAGGGAAGACTATGAGAGAGGAGTTGGAGATCTTGCATCCTTTACTTGATGACTGTTGCATTTACAGGGTTCCTAAGCGGTTGCGAGTGTTAAATGAAAAAGCCTACACACCACAAGTTGTCTCTATCGGCCCACTTCATTATGGCAGGGAAGAATTGAAAGCAATGGAAGAGTGCAAAAGAAGGTATCTGAAAGATTTTCTTGCGTGGAGTGAATTAAGCTTGGAGGATTTGATTGGAGTTACTGAGATGGAAGAGACAAGGCTTCGTAATTGTTATGCGGAAGCAATTGAACTCAGTAGTGATGTTTTTGTGAAGATGATGCTGCTAGATGCCGCCTTCATCATTATGATCATGCTGAAAAACTCTTTTCTAGACTTCCAGAGCAGCAACGATCGTATTTTCAGTAGACCATGGATGATTCATGATATAAGGTTTGACATGATCTTGCTTGAAAATCAGcttccattcttttttcttaatgacTTGCTTAAGCTATCCAACCCTTATAAAGGATATTCCTTGATTGCATTTACCCATGGGTTCTTGAAAGGTGCATTGGGTTCATGGGTGACAGATGACATATTAAATGGTATCAATTCCTCAGAAGTGCAACATTTTGTAGACTTTCTAAGAATGTGTCAGCAGCCAACAAAGCTTCCTCAGCCAAGGAAACTGAAAACTCTAAACATGCCGAGTGCAGCAGAGCTCCGTCAAGCTGGAGTCAAGTTTAAGCTGGGGTCGAGCAAGAATCTATTTGAcgtaaaattcaataaaagtaGAGGGAGACTGGAAATTCCACGATTACTAGTAATTGACCAGACAGAGATCTTATTCAGAAATCTTCAGGCATTTGAGCAATGCAATTGCAGTGACAAATATGTGACTAACTATATTACCATGATCAATTTGCTTGTCTGTAGTACCAGGGATGTGGAAATGCTTGTTCGGAAAGGAATTATAGAAAACTGGCTGCGTGATAATGACGCCGTTTTAAGTGTTGTCCACAATCTTGACAAAGAAAATCTCGTCTTCCTCGACAATTTCTACTTTTCTGAAATTGTTGAAGATCTGAATAAATACTGTAGAAAGCGGAGGCACAAATGGAAGGCAAgcttgaaacaaaattatttccGTAATCCATGGGCCATAATATCTGTAATCGCTGCTGCTATTCTCCTCATGCTCACTGTGACACAAGCTGTGTGCTCTATCATTCAAGTTGTTTAG
- the LOC133701340 gene encoding UPF0481 protein At3g47200-like isoform X2 has translation MEIIGTSSEKMKTGDHVSIDIYKLGKTMREELEILHPLLDDCCIYRVPKRLRVLNEKAYTPQVVSIGPLHYGREELKAMEECKRRYLKDFLAWSELSLEDLIGVTEMEETRLRNCYAEAIELSSDVFVKMMLLDAAFIIMIMLKNSFLDFQSSNDRIFSRPWMIHDIRFDMILLENQLPFFFLNDLLKLSNPYKGYSLIAFTHGFLKGALGSWVTDDILNGINSSEVQHFVDFLRMCQQPTKLPQPRKLKTLNMPSAAELRQAGVKFKLGSSKNLFDVKFNKSRGRLEIPRLLVIDQTEILFRNLQAFEQCNCSDKYVTNYITMINLLVCSTRDVEMLVRKGIIENWLRDNDAVLSVVHNLDKENLVFLDNFYFSEIVEDLNKYCRKRRHKWKASLKQNYFRNPWAIISVIAAAILLMLTVTQAVCSIIQVV, from the coding sequence ATGGAGATAATTGGGACATCAAGCGAGAAGATGAAGACAGGCGATCACGTTTCGATTGATATTTACAAGTTAGGGAAGACTATGAGAGAGGAGTTGGAGATCTTGCATCCTTTACTTGATGACTGTTGCATTTACAGGGTTCCTAAGCGGTTGCGAGTGTTAAATGAAAAAGCCTACACACCACAAGTTGTCTCTATCGGCCCACTTCATTATGGCAGGGAAGAATTGAAAGCAATGGAAGAGTGCAAAAGAAGGTATCTGAAAGATTTTCTTGCGTGGAGTGAATTAAGCTTGGAGGATTTGATTGGAGTTACTGAGATGGAAGAGACAAGGCTTCGTAATTGTTATGCGGAAGCAATTGAACTCAGTAGTGATGTTTTTGTGAAGATGATGCTGCTAGATGCCGCCTTCATCATTATGATCATGCTGAAAAACTCTTTTCTAGACTTCCAGAGCAGCAACGATCGTATTTTCAGTAGACCATGGATGATTCATGATATAAGGTTTGACATGATCTTGCTTGAAAATCAGcttccattcttttttcttaatgacTTGCTTAAGCTATCCAACCCTTATAAAGGATATTCCTTGATTGCATTTACCCATGGGTTCTTGAAAGGTGCATTGGGTTCATGGGTGACAGATGACATATTAAATGGTATCAATTCCTCAGAAGTGCAACATTTTGTAGACTTTCTAAGAATGTGTCAGCAGCCAACAAAGCTTCCTCAGCCAAGGAAACTGAAAACTCTAAACATGCCGAGTGCAGCAGAGCTCCGTCAAGCTGGAGTCAAGTTTAAGCTGGGGTCGAGCAAGAATCTATTTGAcgtaaaattcaataaaagtaGAGGGAGACTGGAAATTCCACGATTACTAGTAATTGACCAGACAGAGATCTTATTCAGAAATCTTCAGGCATTTGAGCAATGCAATTGCAGTGACAAATATGTGACTAACTATATTACCATGATCAATTTGCTTGTCTGTAGTACCAGGGATGTGGAAATGCTTGTTCGGAAAGGAATTATAGAAAACTGGCTGCGTGATAATGACGCCGTTTTAAGTGTTGTCCACAATCTTGACAAAGAAAATCTCGTCTTCCTCGACAATTTCTACTTTTCTGAAATTGTTGAAGATCTGAATAAATACTGTAGAAAGCGGAGGCACAAATGGAAGGCAAgcttgaaacaaaattatttccGTAATCCATGGGCCATAATATCTGTAATCGCTGCTGCTATTCTCCTCATGCTCACTGTGACACAAGCTGTGTGCTCTATCATTCAAGTTGTTTAG